From Actinoplanes oblitus, a single genomic window includes:
- a CDS encoding segregation and condensation protein A, with amino-acid sequence MPDDGKFRVRLANFEGPFDLLLQLIGKHKLDVTEVALHRVTDEFIAYIRGMGDDWDLDEASEFLLVAATLLDLKAARLLPSAEVEDEEDLALLEARDLLFARLLQYKAYKEAAAHLAELEAAGAKRWPRLVTLEPRYAEALPELVLGIGAQRLFKLALKQFTPKPGPPQVSIAHIHQVRVSVREHAELLRDRLRRAGVATFGLLVADCDTTLEVVARFLALLELYRQNLIDFEQPVSLDELTVRWIGGDQEAELTVDDYEGSPEKITDKPDRPEGARSDAGSDNDTGSDDSPASALDVTAPASDLGGGGEAVLEEKQQ; translated from the coding sequence GTGCCCGACGACGGCAAGTTCCGGGTGCGGCTGGCGAACTTCGAGGGGCCGTTCGACCTGCTGCTCCAGCTGATCGGCAAGCACAAGCTGGACGTCACCGAGGTGGCGCTGCACCGGGTGACCGACGAGTTCATCGCCTACATCAGGGGCATGGGCGACGACTGGGATCTCGACGAGGCGAGCGAGTTCCTGCTGGTGGCGGCGACCCTGCTGGATCTGAAGGCGGCTCGCCTGCTGCCCTCCGCCGAGGTCGAGGACGAGGAGGACCTGGCGCTGCTGGAGGCGCGCGACCTGCTCTTCGCCCGGCTCCTGCAGTACAAGGCGTACAAGGAGGCCGCCGCCCACCTCGCCGAGCTGGAGGCGGCCGGTGCCAAGCGCTGGCCCCGGCTGGTCACCCTGGAGCCGCGCTACGCGGAGGCGCTGCCCGAGCTGGTTCTCGGCATCGGCGCGCAGCGGCTGTTCAAGCTGGCGCTCAAGCAGTTCACCCCGAAACCCGGGCCGCCGCAGGTGTCGATCGCGCACATCCATCAGGTCCGGGTCAGCGTCCGGGAGCACGCCGAGCTGCTGCGTGACCGGCTGCGCCGGGCCGGCGTGGCCACCTTCGGCCTGCTCGTGGCCGACTGTGACACCACGCTCGAGGTGGTGGCCCGCTTCCTCGCCCTGCTGGAGCTGTACCGGCAGAATCTCATCGACTTCGAGCAGCCGGTGTCGCTGGACGAGTTGACCGTTCGCTGGATCGGTGGTGACCAGGAGGCCGAGCTGACCGTCGACGACTACGAGGGCAGCCCGGAAAAGATTACTGACAAACCGGACCGTCCGGAGGGTGCCAGGTCCGATGCTGGCAGTGACAACGACACCGGTTCGGACGATTCGCCCGCGAGCGCACTTGACGTGACGGCCCCGGCTAGCGATCTTGGCGGGGGCGGCGAGGCGGTCCTGGAGGAGAAACAACAGTGA
- a CDS encoding acylphosphatase has protein sequence MIRTRVLASGTVQGVFFRDSCRRVAREHGVAGWVRNLPDGRVEAVFEGPADAVAHLVTWAQSGPSGAEVTGLEARDEPLEGLTTFEIH, from the coding sequence ATGATCCGCACCCGGGTTCTTGCCTCCGGCACGGTGCAGGGCGTCTTCTTCCGCGACAGCTGCCGCCGGGTCGCCCGCGAGCACGGCGTGGCCGGCTGGGTCAGGAATCTGCCGGACGGCCGCGTCGAAGCGGTGTTCGAGGGCCCGGCCGACGCGGTCGCCCACCTGGTGACCTGGGCGCAGTCAGGCCCCTCCGGCGCCGAAGTCACCGGGCTGGAAGCCCGCGACGAGCCGCTCGAAGGCCTCACCACCTTCGAAATCCACTGA